GCGCCGGGGTGGAAGGCGGTGATCTGATTGTTCGCCAGATCGGTCGTGATGAAGCATTGCGCCGAGTGCTGCCCGGGCAGCACTCGCACATACTCCTTCGACAGCCCGAGCATATCGAGCCGGTCGATGTAGAGCTGCGCGTCCGCTTCGCCGAGCGTCGCCATGATCTTCGCATCGCCGCCGAGCAGCTTCAGCGCATACGCGATGTTGCCCGCGCAGCCGCCGAAGTTGCGCCGCATCGTCGGCACCAGGAAGCTGATGTTCAGCATGTGCACCTGGTCCGGCAGGATGTGGTCGCCGAAGCGGCCTTGGAAGGTCATGATGTTGTCGTAGGCGAGCGAGCCGCAGATGAGCGTAGCCAAGGCGAACGTCCTTTGTTAATGAGGCGCGAGGAAAAGGTGGCGCATACGGCGCGCGGCGGCGTGGGCACTGGTCGAACGCAAGGACCGCCGCGCCCCGTATGCGCGGACCGCCGAAGCGGTCCGTCCATGCACTTTACTTCAGTGCGGCGAGCGCCGAATCGTAGTTCGGCTCGTTCTTGATTTCCGGCACGAGTTCGGCGTGCAGCACCTTGTCGTTTTCGTCCAGCACGACGACCGCGCGCGCGGTCAGACCCTTGAGCGGGCCGCTCGTCACGTCCACGCCGTAGGACTGCGCGAATTCGTGGCCGCGGAACGTCGATGCCGTCACTACGTTGGCCAGGCCTTCGGTCGTGCAGAACCGCTTGGCCGCGAACGGCAGGTCGCCGGAGACGACGAGCACGACCGTGTTGTCCAGCTTGCCAGCCGATTCGTTGAACTTGCGCGTCGACGTGGCGCACGTCGGCGTGTCGAGGCTCGGGACGATGTTCAGCACCTTGCGTTTGCCCGCGAAGCTCGCGAGCGTGATGTCGCCGAGGTCCGCGCCGACGAGCGTGAACGCGGGGGCTTGCTGTCCTTCGCTCGGGAACGTGCCGCTGACTTCGATCGGGTTGCCGCCGAGGGTAACTTGACTCATGTTGCGCTCCAGAGGATGTGTCAGATGCTGACGGGAACTGCGCGCCCGGCGAGATGCTGCCGGGCCGCGTCGTGAAAGCCGGGTGCTTGCGCGACCATCCGGTCACGGATAGAAGACTTGCACCCTGTAATTCGCGGCGACGGCGTCGCCCGTATCGAGCCGGACGACGACCGGTTGCGCGCTTTGCGGCGGAAGGCCGATGGCGAATATCGTACCCGGTCGCGCGTAATCCTGCGGCCACAGCACGCGGCGGATGGCGACGTCGCTCTTGTCGTCGAGCAGCGTGAGTTCGAGTGCAGGATAGGCGAGCGCGACGTCCGACCGGTTGCGCAGCATGAGCTTCAGTTCGAGCTTGTGCGGGCCGTCCACCTGACGCAAACCGGAGCTCTCGATCTGCAACCCGGAGATGTAACGCGGCGGCGAGATGGTGCAGCCGATTTCGTCGCAGATATTGACGTAGAAAGCGTGCGAGCCGGGGACGTAGACCATGACCGTTTCGCGTTGCCACCACGCGAGCTGGATCAAGAGCAGCAGCACGAGCAACACCGCCGCGACGACGCCGAGCGCACGCAAGCCCTTGCGCGCTGGCTTGGCCGGTTGCGGGATGTCGATGCGCGGCTCGCGCGTGACCGGAAACGCTTCGTTGGCGCTCGGCGCGTGTGCGGCGGTGCCCGAGCGCGCCGTCCTCCCGTCGAAGCCGGGCTCGTCTTCGTCCCATTCTTGCGCGGGGGCGGAAGGGGCAGGGGCAGGCCGCGCGCGCGGCGGTTCGGGCCGCTTCTGTGCGGGGCCGATAAAAGGTTCCGCACGGTCGTCGAGCGGATCGACGAAACGCGAGGGCGGCAATGCGGGTTCAGGGCGCTTCGGTGTCTGCGCTCTGGGCGGCGGCGCTTGCGTGTCGTCGTTCAGCGGCGCATCCGACACTGCGACCGGCTTGGTCCGGCCGAGCGGAACCGGTTTGGCGACAGGCTCGGCGTCCGGTTCGTTCGCGGCGTCCTTGCGCGGAACCTTGCGCTCGGGCGGCGATTGCATGGACGCACCCGCGAACGCCGGCGCGCTCGCTTGCACGGTGGGATCGCTGTCTTCTTTGGCCCTGGGCGGCGGAAACGGCTTGGCGGTGGACTGCTTTCCGAGATCCAGTTGGCGCGGCACCGCCAACGTGGGCGGCACGTGCGGTGCTTCCTTCTTCGACGATGAGAACGTCGAAGGACCGACCGCGACTTCATCGTCGATCAGCGCGGCGTGCTGCGCTTCGTCTGGCTCGGCTGACTCGTCCGGCAGTTCGAACCGATGATGCGCCGCGTCGAACACTTCCTGACAATGGCCGCACCGCACCCGCCCGTCATGCGGCGCGAGCAGATGCGGATCGAGCTTGAATACGGTTTCGCAGTGTGGGCAGCGGGTAGCCAGCGCCATAGGAAGTGCCAGTGGAAAGTGCCAGCGGCCTCGCGGCCGAAACGGTGATGATGGCGCTATTCTAAAGGCTTTCGCGCCGCGTTCCGGCAAGGCACACCCAGCCTTCGTGCTCGCGCCAGACGCCGATATCGATCCACTTCGCATACACCGCCGCGACCTCGTCGGCCTGGCGCGCGAGGATGCCCGACAGCGCAAGCCGCCCGCCCGGCTTCACCTTCGCGGCGAGCATCGAGGCCATGAGCTTGAGCGGATTCGAGAGAATATTGGCGACCACGATGTCGAATTCGCCGGCGGGGCAATCGTCGGGCAGGCCGTATGTGACGTCCGCGCGATTACGCTCGCTGTTCTGGCGCGCGGACTCGACCGCTTGCGGATCGATGTCGATGCCATAGACCGGATTCGCGCCGCACTTTTTCGCAAGAATGGCGAGGATGCCCGAGCCGCAGCCGTAGTCCAGCAACGACTGCCCCGGCTTCACCGATTGCTCCAGCCATTCCATGCACAGGCGCGTGGTCGGATGGCTGCCCGTGCCGAACGCGAGGCCGGGATCGAGCTCAAGCACGAGGGCGTCGGGATCGGGCGCGTCGTGCCAGGACGGCACGACCCAGATGCGCTCGCCGATCTGAATCGGATCGAACTGCGCCTGCGTCAGACGCACCCAGTCCTGCTCTTCGACTTCGCGCACGGAGAACGCGGGCGTCGCTTTCAGGCCGATATCGTTGGACGCCGCGGCGAGCAGCACGGCCGGGTCCGCGTCCTCGGCGAGCAGCGCGACCACGCGCGAACGCTTCCACGCGCTGCGCTCGGGCGTGAGCCCGGGCTCGCCGAAGAGCGGCTGCTCGTCGGGCGTGTCGGCGTCGGCATCCTCGACGGACACCGAGAGCGCGCCCATCTCCAACAGCGCATCCGACAGCGCCTCCGCGTGTTCGCGGTCCAGCTCGGCGATCAGTTCCCGGTAACTCATGCTCGTGTCTCTGCCAAGGCGCTTTACGACTCTTCGGCCACCGCCGCCTGACGCGCGGCGAGCTTGTTTTCGAGGTAGTGGATGCTCGTGCCGCCTTCGACGAACTTCGCGTCGATCATCAGTTCGCGGTGCAGCGGAATGTTGGTCGAGATGCCTTCCACGACCATCTCCGACAACGCGATACGCATGCGGTTGATCGCCTGTTCGCGCGTCGCGCCGTAGGAAATCAGCTTGCCGATCATCGAATCGTAGTTCGGCGGGACGAAATAGCCGTTGTACGCGTGCGAATCGACGCGGATGCCCGGGCCGCCCGCCGCGTGCCACGACGTGATGCGTCCCGGCGACGGCGTGAACTTGAACGGGTCTTCCGCGTTGATGCGGCATTCGATGGCGTGGCCGCGGAACTGGATGTCCTTCTGACGCAGCGTGAGCTTCTCGCCCGCCGCAATGCGGATCTGCTCCTGCACGATATCGACGCCCGTGATCAGCTCCGTCACCGGATGCTCGACCTGCACGCGCGTGTTCATTTCGATGAAGTAGAACTCGTTGTTTTCGTACAGGAATTCGAACGTGCCCGCGCCCAGATAGCCCATCTTCTTGCACGCTTCGGCGCAGCGGTCGCCGATGCGGTCGATCAGACGCCGCGCGATGCCAGGCGCCGGCGCTTCTTCGACCACCTTCTGGTGGCGGCGCTGCATGGAGCAGTCTCGCTCGCCGAGCCACAGCGCGTTGCGGAACGAATCCGACAGCACCTGAATTTCGATATGCCGCGGGTTCTCCAGGAATTTCTCCATGTAGACCTGCGGATTGCCGAATGCGCGTCCCGCTTCTTCGCGCGTCATGTTCACGGCATTAACGAGCGCCGCTTCCGTGTGGACCACGCGCATGCCGCGTCCGCCGCCGCCGCCCGCCGCCTTGATGATGACGGGATAGCCGACCGCGCGCGCAATTTTCACGATCTCCTTCGGATCTTCCGGCAACGCGCCTTCCGAACCCGGCACGCACGGCACGCCGGTCTTGATCATGGTCTGCTTGGCCGTGACCTTGTCGCCCATCAGGCGAATGGTCTCCGGGCGCGGGCCGATGAACGTGAAGCCCGATTGCTCGACGCGCTCGGCGAAATCCGCGTTCTCGGAAAGAAAGCCGTAGCCGGGATGGATGGCTTCGGCGTCGGTGACTTCGGCCGCGCTGATGAGCGCGGGCATGTTCAGATACGACAGGTTCGACGGCGCCGGTCCGATACAGACGGCTTCGTCGGCGAGCTTCACGTACTTCGCTTCCTTGTCGGCTTCTGAATAGACGACGACTGTCTTGACGCCCAGTTCGCGGCACGCGCGCTGGATGCGAAGCGCGATTTCGCCGCGGTTCGCAATGAGGATTTTTTCAAACATGGCAGTGGGTCGGCTCATCAACGGGCACGCGCGAGCGGCCCTCGGGATTCGAATCGGCGGCGCGCGCCTCCGGATGCTTGCGGATGGCGTGCGCCGGCGCGGTTAAGCCGGGCGAACCGGAGCGATGCGTCCGGCGCACGGCCCGACGCGCTTAGTCGCCGATCACGAAGAGCGGCTGGCCGTACTCGACCGCCTGACCGTTCTCGACAAGAATTTCCTTCACGACGCCGGACTTGTCCGATTCGATTTCGTTCAGGAGCTTCATGGCTTCGATGATGCACAGCGTCTGGCCTTCCTTGACCGTATCGCCGACCTGCACGAAAGGATCGGCGCCCGGCGACGGCGCGCGGTAGAACGAACCCACCATCGGCGAGGTGACGACGTGACCTTGCGGCGCGGCGGCCGGCGCGGCGGCGCCTGCGCTCGCACCCGCATCGCCCGATGCGGCGAAGCTCGGCGCGGCTTGCGCCTGCGCTTGCGGCGCGTATTGCTGCGGAGCCTGCATGTAGACGGGCGCCGCGTTCTTGACGATGCGAACCTTGCCTTCGCCCTCCGTCACTTCCAGCTCCGAGATGCCGGATTCCGAGACGAGGTCGATCAGCGTTTTCAGTTTACGAAGGTCCATCGAAAAATCCCCTTTCAATACTTGGAGACCGGGACTGCCCGGTGCTTGACTTGATTTGTGGGTGTTCTGGGCGTCAGCCACGTGCCGGGGCGATGAATCGTCCGGAGCACGCAGAGGCGCGGCGCAACGCGCCTGCGGCGAAATCGGCAGCGCAGCGACCGTTCCCGTCCGGCGCGCCGCTGCAGACGCCGCTTTTGCTGGCGGCTGAATGGGCGGCTACGTGGCCTTGCGGCACCGGCGGAGTGGTCATGGTCGCTTCGGGTTGTGCGGAATTCGGCGCACTTTAGCGCCGTTTAGAGAATTTTGTCTAGTTTTACAGCACGCCGGACCGCGCGCGTCCGGGCTCGCAATGCGTCATTATCGCAGGCAAACCGCGAACTTACAGCAAAGCTGCGCTAAGTTGCTGCTTACTTATGCGAACGGTAAGCGAATCCGCAGCGAATTTTTACAGCGCGTCGAGCGCATGGCGAAGTTCCGCTTCGTTCACTTCGCCTAGCTTCGCCAAATGGACGACGCCTTTTGCGTCGATAACGACGGTGAACGGCAGGCCGCCCGCGTTGTTGCCGAAGCTGCGCGCCAGGTCCGCGCCGCCGAAGCCGGTGACGTAGACGGGATAATCCACCGGCACTTTTTTCAGGAAGTCGTTGACGTTCTTCTCGCTGTCCACGCCCAGCCCGATAAACGTAATGCCCTTCTTCTGATATTCGCGCTGCATCGCCGAAAGCGTGGGCATCTCCTTCACGCACGGTCCGCACCACGACGCCCAGAAATTCACGACGACCGGCTTGCCCTTGTACGCCGCGAGCGGTTGAGACGTGCCCGAGGCAGCGGGCGGCGTGGTCTTCCACAGCTGATCGACGGCGTTGCCGCTCGGCTGCGTCGCCGCCTCGGTATCGTTGCCGGTAAAAAGATGGCCCGCGTAGAAGCCGCCGACCGTCGCGGCGATGGCGACCGCCAGGGCCGCGAAGATACGTGTGCTGTTCATGAGGGAGATTGAAAGCGTCTCGACGACTCACTCGCCAATATAAAGCGGCGGGCGATCCGGGTCGTCGGATTGATCGAGCAGCGCACGCACGGCTGCGGCGTTAGCGCGAGCCAGCCGGCCGCGCCCGTCGGCACGCACCGCGCCGCGCAAATCGACGGTGCTGTACAACGCGATGTGAACGCCGATCGGTTCCTCGCCGCGCAAGCGATGCAGAAAGCTCAACGTCTCCACATAGCCGCGCCCGGCGAAGTGCCGCGTCTCGGAGACGTCGTACTGAATGTTGGCGTTGAGCAGATAAATGGCGACTTCCTTCGGGTTGTCGCAGAAGCATTGCAGATGGATATCCGAATGCTCGCCTGCCGTGCCGTTGAGCACCGCGCCGGTCAGGTACGGGTCGTAAGGCTTCAGGCGCTCCATCCATTCGAGCGCGACCTCGCGCATGCGGCGCAGGACGGCGGGCTGGCTGTCGCTCTGGAAAATCGCCTGATATTCGCGGATTTCCTCTTCGATCTGATCGTTGTCGGGCAAGAACTCGCCGCCGATCTTGCTCTCGCCGACCACGAGCCGCGCCGCCTTGCGCTTGGCGGTGGAGTAGTCGAGACCGTCTTCGGCGATCATTCTCGCGGCCGCGATGGCGATTTCCTCGCGCACGCGCTGCGGATCGATATGTGATTTGCGAACCATGGGGGCATCATACTAGATAACGCCTGAGCGCCCGGCGGGGCAGGCACGGCGTAAGGGCGGCGGGCGCGCTCGGTTACAATATGCGCCTCCGGGCGCACTCCCGCACGGCTTTTCTCCGTGGTGCGCCGTTCCAGTTTTCCGCACTCCATCGCCCGCGCGGCGCGACACGCTTTATGCACATCCACATCATCGGCATCTGCGGCACCTTCATGGGCGGTCTCGCCGTCCTGGCGCGCGAGGCCGGCCACAAGGTCACAGGCTGCGACGCCGGCGTCTATCCGCCGATGAGCACGCAGCTCGAAGCACAAGGCATCGAACTCATCGAGGGCTTCGGGGCCGAGCAGATCGAACTTGCACCGGACCTCTTCGTCGTCGGCAATGTGGTGTCGCGCGGCAATCCGCTGATGGAAGCCATTCTCGATCGCGGCCTGCCGTACACGTCCGGTCCGCAATGGCTCGGCGAGCATGTGCTTGCGGGCAAGTGGGTTCTGGCGGTCGCGGGCACGCACGGCAAGACCACGACGAGTTCCATGCTCGCGTGGCTGCTGGAAGACGCCGGCATGAATCCGGGCTTTCTGATCGGCGGTGTGCCGCTCAATTTCGGCATTTCCGCGCGCCTGACCGATTCGAGCTTCTTCGTGATCGAAGCCGACGAGTACGACACCGCGTTCTTCGACAAGCGTTCGAAGTTCGTTCACTACCGCCCGCGCACGGCGGTGCTCAACAATCTCGAATTCGATCACGCCGATATCTTCCCGGATCTCGCCGCTATCGAGACGCAATTTCATCATCTCGTCCGAACGGTGCCGGGCGTCGGCCGCATCGTCACAAACGGGCGGGAGGCGGCGCTCGAGCGCGTGCTGTCGCGCGGATGCTGGTCCGGCGTCGAGCGTTTCGGGGTGGAGGGCGGCTGGCAGGCGCTGCCCGCCGAAGACGGCGCGACCGTCGACGAACAGTTCGCTGTCTACTGGCAAGGCGAGCGGCAGGGCGTGGTCGACTGGCAAGTGCAGGGCGAGCACAATCGCATGAACGCGCTCGCGGCCATCGCGGCGGCGCGCTCGGTCGGCGTGCCGGCAGCGCAAGCGGCGAAGTCGCTTGCAAGTTTCCGCAACGTCAAGCGGCGCATGGAAGTGAAGGGCAGCGTCGAAGGCGTCACGGTCTACGACGACTTCGCGCACCATCCGACCGCCATCGAAACGACGGTGGCGGGACTGCGCACGCGCATTGGCGATTCGGGTCACGCGCGCATTCTCGCCGTGCTCGAACCGCGCTCGAACACCATGAAGCTCGGCACGATGAAGGCGCAATTGCCCGCGAGCCTCGCCGGTGCGGACCTCGTATTCGGCTACGGCGCGCGTGAAGGCCGCGACAAGCTCGGCTGGAATCTGGCGGAGGCGCTGTCTCCGCTCGGCGACAAGGCGCACGCGTTCGACGAAATCGAACCGCTCGTGAAGGCGGTCACCGCCGTCGCGCGCCCCGGCGACCACGTGCTCGTGATGAGCAACGGCGGTTTCGGCGGCGTGCACCAGAAATTGCTGGATGCGCTTTCCGCGCGTGAGTCCGGCACCACGACACGAGGCCCCGCGTGATCCTCTACCTGCACGGCTTTCGCTCGTCACCCCAATCGTTCAAGGCCCGCGCGATGCGCGCGCGCCTCGCGGAACTCGGCCGGTTGAGCGAATGGCAGTGCCCGGTGTTGCCCGTGTCGCCGCGCGAGGCGATTGCGCTGGCGGAAACCATCGCGAGCACGGCGGCGTCGGACGATGTCACCGTCGTTGGCAGTTCGCTCGGCGGCTACTACGCGACCTATCTCGCCGAAAAGCACGGCTGGCGCGCGGTGCTGCTCAATCCCGCCGTGGTGCCGCAATCGGACTTGAGCGCGTACCTGGGCGAACAGCCGTTGTGGCACGGCGGCGGCAGTATCACCGTGTTGCCGCGCCATCTGGACGAACTGCGCGCGCTCACCGTCGCTTCCATCACGCGGCCCGAGCGCTACTTTCTGATTGCCGCGACGGGCGACGAAGTCATCGACTACCGGACGATGCTCGCGCGCTATCCCGGCGTGCGCACCACGTTGATTCAGGGCAGCAATCACGCGATCAGCGACTTCGCGGACTATCTCGGCGACGTACTCGCCTTCTGCGATCAGTCGCCGCGCACGGCCGTCGCGCCCGCGGCGGCATGACGCCTCATTCATCCACCGGCGCATGCCGCGTCCGGTCCACCGTCTTACGAGAGTATTGAGTGAACGTTTTCTTCGAGGAATCGGGTAGTTTCAAGGCCGGCTCGGTCTTGTCGAAACAAGGCGACGCGTTCCAGGTCGAATTGCCGGGCGGACGCCGCGCAAAAGTGCGCGCAAAAGACGTGCTGATCGAATTCGAAAAGCCCGCCGCCGCCGATCTGATGCAGGAAGCCGACGCCATTGCGCAGGACATCGACCTCGATTTTCTGTGGGAATGCGCGCCCGAGGAAGAGTTTCCGTTCACCGCGCTCGGCGCGGACTACTTCGGCGACAAGTTCGGTCCGAGCGAGCGCGCCGCGCTGGTGCTGCGCATGCACGGCGCGCCAGTGTACTTTCGCCGCAAGGGGCGCGGACAGTATCAGCGCGCGCCGCAGGAGCAGTTGCAAATGGCGCTCGCGTCGCTGGAGCGCAAGCGTCAGCAGGCGCTCGTGCAGGCGGGCTACGAGGAAGAACTGAAGGCCGGCAAGCTGCCCGAGGCG
This Caballeronia sp. LZ062 DNA region includes the following protein-coding sequences:
- a CDS encoding DUF3426 domain-containing protein, translating into MALATRCPHCETVFKLDPHLLAPHDGRVRCGHCQEVFDAAHHRFELPDESAEPDEAQHAALIDDEVAVGPSTFSSSKKEAPHVPPTLAVPRQLDLGKQSTAKPFPPPRAKEDSDPTVQASAPAFAGASMQSPPERKVPRKDAANEPDAEPVAKPVPLGRTKPVAVSDAPLNDDTQAPPPRAQTPKRPEPALPPSRFVDPLDDRAEPFIGPAQKRPEPPRARPAPAPSAPAQEWDEDEPGFDGRTARSGTAAHAPSANEAFPVTREPRIDIPQPAKPARKGLRALGVVAAVLLVLLLLIQLAWWQRETVMVYVPGSHAFYVNICDEIGCTISPPRYISGLQIESSGLRQVDGPHKLELKLMLRNRSDVALAYPALELTLLDDKSDVAIRRVLWPQDYARPGTIFAIGLPPQSAQPVVVRLDTGDAVAANYRVQVFYP
- a CDS encoding UDP-N-acetylmuramate--alanine ligase; translation: MVRKSHIDPQRVREEIAIAAARMIAEDGLDYSTAKRKAARLVVGESKIGGEFLPDNDQIEEEIREYQAIFQSDSQPAVLRRMREVALEWMERLKPYDPYLTGAVLNGTAGEHSDIHLQCFCDNPKEVAIYLLNANIQYDVSETRHFAGRGYVETLSFLHRLRGEEPIGVHIALYSTVDLRGAVRADGRGRLARANAAAVRALLDQSDDPDRPPLYIGE
- the accB gene encoding acetyl-CoA carboxylase biotin carboxyl carrier protein, which produces MDLRKLKTLIDLVSESGISELEVTEGEGKVRIVKNAAPVYMQAPQQYAPQAQAQAAPSFAASGDAGASAGAAAPAAAPQGHVVTSPMVGSFYRAPSPGADPFVQVGDTVKEGQTLCIIEAMKLLNEIESDKSGVVKEILVENGQAVEYGQPLFVIGD
- the prmA gene encoding 50S ribosomal protein L11 methyltransferase translates to MSYRELIAELDREHAEALSDALLEMGALSVSVEDADADTPDEQPLFGEPGLTPERSAWKRSRVVALLAEDADPAVLLAAASNDIGLKATPAFSVREVEEQDWVRLTQAQFDPIQIGERIWVVPSWHDAPDPDALVLELDPGLAFGTGSHPTTRLCMEWLEQSVKPGQSLLDYGCGSGILAILAKKCGANPVYGIDIDPQAVESARQNSERNRADVTYGLPDDCPAGEFDIVVANILSNPLKLMASMLAAKVKPGGRLALSGILARQADEVAAVYAKWIDIGVWREHEGWVCLAGTRRESL
- the mpl gene encoding UDP-N-acetylmuramate:L-alanyl-gamma-D-glutamyl-meso-diaminopimelate ligase — protein: MHIHIIGICGTFMGGLAVLAREAGHKVTGCDAGVYPPMSTQLEAQGIELIEGFGAEQIELAPDLFVVGNVVSRGNPLMEAILDRGLPYTSGPQWLGEHVLAGKWVLAVAGTHGKTTTSSMLAWLLEDAGMNPGFLIGGVPLNFGISARLTDSSFFVIEADEYDTAFFDKRSKFVHYRPRTAVLNNLEFDHADIFPDLAAIETQFHHLVRTVPGVGRIVTNGREAALERVLSRGCWSGVERFGVEGGWQALPAEDGATVDEQFAVYWQGERQGVVDWQVQGEHNRMNALAAIAAARSVGVPAAQAAKSLASFRNVKRRMEVKGSVEGVTVYDDFAHHPTAIETTVAGLRTRIGDSGHARILAVLEPRSNTMKLGTMKAQLPASLAGADLVFGYGAREGRDKLGWNLAEALSPLGDKAHAFDEIEPLVKAVTAVARPGDHVLVMSNGGFGGVHQKLLDALSARESGTTTRGPA
- a CDS encoding YqiA/YcfP family alpha/beta fold hydrolase translates to MILYLHGFRSSPQSFKARAMRARLAELGRLSEWQCPVLPVSPREAIALAETIASTAASDDVTVVGSSLGGYYATYLAEKHGWRAVLLNPAVVPQSDLSAYLGEQPLWHGGGSITVLPRHLDELRALTVASITRPERYFLIAATGDEVIDYRTMLARYPGVRTTLIQGSNHAISDFADYLGDVLAFCDQSPRTAVAPAAA
- a CDS encoding TlpA disulfide reductase family protein, producing MNSTRIFAALAVAIAATVGGFYAGHLFTGNDTEAATQPSGNAVDQLWKTTPPAASGTSQPLAAYKGKPVVVNFWASWCGPCVKEMPTLSAMQREYQKKGITFIGLGVDSEKNVNDFLKKVPVDYPVYVTGFGGADLARSFGNNAGGLPFTVVIDAKGVVHLAKLGEVNEAELRHALDAL
- the accC gene encoding acetyl-CoA carboxylase biotin carboxylase subunit → MFEKILIANRGEIALRIQRACRELGVKTVVVYSEADKEAKYVKLADEAVCIGPAPSNLSYLNMPALISAAEVTDAEAIHPGYGFLSENADFAERVEQSGFTFIGPRPETIRLMGDKVTAKQTMIKTGVPCVPGSEGALPEDPKEIVKIARAVGYPVIIKAAGGGGGRGMRVVHTEAALVNAVNMTREEAGRAFGNPQVYMEKFLENPRHIEIQVLSDSFRNALWLGERDCSMQRRHQKVVEEAPAPGIARRLIDRIGDRCAEACKKMGYLGAGTFEFLYENNEFYFIEMNTRVQVEHPVTELITGVDIVQEQIRIAAGEKLTLRQKDIQFRGHAIECRINAEDPFKFTPSPGRITSWHAAGGPGIRVDSHAYNGYFVPPNYDSMIGKLISYGATREQAINRMRIALSEMVVEGISTNIPLHRELMIDAKFVEGGTSIHYLENKLAARQAAVAEES
- the tpx gene encoding thiol peroxidase — translated: MSQVTLGGNPIEVSGTFPSEGQQAPAFTLVGADLGDITLASFAGKRKVLNIVPSLDTPTCATSTRKFNESAGKLDNTVVLVVSGDLPFAAKRFCTTEGLANVVTASTFRGHEFAQSYGVDVTSGPLKGLTARAVVVLDENDKVLHAELVPEIKNEPNYDSALAALK